In the genome of Misgurnus anguillicaudatus chromosome 11, ASM2758022v2, whole genome shotgun sequence, one region contains:
- the LOC129415599 gene encoding uncharacterized protein, with protein MFRPVTPLSDKDMEGADVENMDFNLPNAVPNFDYVPDFGLSSQVGRAAGSLNPFEGGEEEEEMEDVYPTHEAKRQKVFGGEMDSFLPNAVLTCDFVPDIGLSSQIGRAAGGMNPNGGGEEKIPTMLGWRCDDGGMDFVLPSAVPDIVPNNGHLLDRRAGSSHPRGGVKEFTPAFEEANSPTEKCENKVLKSLKKGWNKVKQPFLHNDKVETLIPSEVCYIITFNTTICPFIDMFPSRFCYRPSEYAY; from the exons ATGTTTCGTCCTGTAACACCATTGTCCGACAAGGACATGGAAGGAGCAGATGTTGAAAATATGGATTTTAATCTGCCGAATGCTGTGCCGAACTTTGACTATGTCCCTGATTTCGGACTTTCGTCACAAGTCGGGCGCGCTGCCGGTTctttaaatccatttgaaggaggagaggaggaggaggagatgGAGGATGTTTATCCAACACATGAGGCGAAACGCCAAAAAG TGTTTGGAGGAGAGATGGATTCATTCCTACCGAATGCTGTGTTGACCTGTGACTTTGTCCCTGACATCGGACTTTCGTCACAGATCGGGCGCGCTGCCGGGGGTATGAATCCTAATGGAGGAGGAGAGGAGAAAATCCCAACAA TGTTGGGATGGAGATGTGATGATGGTGGAATGGATTTTGTCCTACCAAGTGCGGTCCCTGACATTGTCCCGAACAACGGACATTTGTTAGACAGACGCGCCGGGAGTTCACATCCACGAGGAGGAGTAAAGGAGTTTACTCCTGCATTTGAGGAGGCGAACAGCCCCACAG AAAAATGCGAGAATAAAGTCTTGAAATCATTAAAGAAGGGATGGAATAAAGTAAAGCAGCCATTCCTTCATAATGATAAAGTGGAAACACTGATTCCTTCAGAGGTTTGTTACATCATTACATTTAATACAACTATCTGTCCATTTATAGACATGTTTCCATCTAGGTTTTGTTATCGACCAAGTGAATATGCGTATTAA
- the LOC141368857 gene encoding uncharacterized protein yields the protein MAFFDCLWRGKVESVPTPLLKADPAIPDVREVVDLASQSKTYVGPKKQKEKASKSRKSNLQGEKVTVVPTQQPKAISDIPVGMDVPALAGPQSKPKIRPDKRMTLTQRFFGCFQRGKVESMPTSQIEADPAIPDAREVVDLADSQSKSVGLKKQKEKASKSRSFHNPFRKKGKSKVKKDADPAIPDGMDGADLASFGGIAAANARLQTLGAIPENIGLKGGGNPDPNKAKNPESKEDGNTGSKALENPRNPLPEDDKVVKPKVINVVQQASEPPSEKKPADPSVPKEPFDSKYQLLEDEVLGEGCGGRVYKGIRISDGTPVAIKQIIKQKNERTLQIVSCHKI from the exons ATGGCATTCTTTGACTGTCTCTGGAGGGGCAAGGTGGAGTCAGTGCCGACTCCCCTGCTTAAAGCAGATCCAGCTATCCCTGATGTTAGGGAAGTTGTTGATCTTGCATCACAGTCAAAGACCTACGTTGGTCCGAAGAAGCAGAAAGAAAAGGCTTCAAAGAGCCGCAAATCTAACCTCCAGGGAGAAAAAGTGACTGTTGTGCCAACTCAACAGCCCAAGGCTATTTCAGATATTCCTGTTGGCATGGATGTTCCTGCTCTGGCCGGCCCCCAATCAAAACCAAAGATTCGTCCGGATAAACGCATGACATTGACGCAACGCTTCTTTGGATGCTTCCAGAGGGGCAAAGTGGAGTCGATGCCGACTTCACAGATTGAGGCCGATCCAGCTATCCCTGATGCCAGGGAAGTTGTTGATCTGGCAGATTCTCAATCAAAGAGTGTTGGcttaaagaaacaaaaagaaaaGGCTTCAAAGAGCCGCTCATTTCACAACCCTTTTAGAAAAAAAGGGAAGAGTAAAGTGAAAAAAGATGCCGATCCAGCTATTCCTGATGGCATGGATGGTGCGGATCTGGCCAGTTTTGGTGGCATCGCTGCAGCCAATGCCAGGCTACAGACGTTAGGTGCCATTCCAGAGAATATTGGGTTAAAAGGTGGTGGAAATCCTGACccaaataaagcaaaaaatccTGAGTCAAAAGAAGATGGAAATACTGGGTCAAAAGCTCTTGAAAATCCCAGAAATCCCTTGCCAGAAGATGATAAAGTTGTCAAGCCAAAAGTTATAAATGTTGTTCAACAAGCTTCTGAACCGCCAAGCGAGAAGAAACCAGCTGATCCGTCAGTGCCTAAAG aGCCTTTTGATTCTAAATATCAACTCTTGGAGGATGAAGTGCTTGGGGAAGGTTGCGGTGGCAGAGTGTACAAAGGGATCCGTATATCTGATGGCACTCCG